Proteins encoded in a region of the Candidatus Nitrosomarinus catalina genome:
- a CDS encoding cation-efflux pump has translation MFSQRTKVLQISLVAIFSAFVVELIFGLVSNSLALITDSIHALLDTVVTLVLLLAARWAIKPPDAEHTYGHGKIESLGGLIGGIAIFLIACFFIYESINRLQSPPPSILPGLFAIIGGLYTIGIDFFRIILLRKSIKAIGGTTLKADFYHAFMDLGSTSVAIIGIILVTYGIYFGDFVAALILGGLLAVLSIKLIYKTALDLTDIISPELVKNVQEITNSTEGVVDTGSVLMRKSGDTIFADITISLRADTSFEKAHEVSDSVEKNIKNQISNAKITIHFEPNWKDVPLDGKIFEIAKSVKGVKEVHNVNTNKTKGKTYCNLHVMVDRESNLVSAHKISEIIEEKIQREIPEITHATIHLEPFITVPKNINIEDIATEEKIRKIIEEYSDVKKVGRIVSLKFENIFKIDIDCSFDKELSIEKVHDLTSEIEHAIRIEIKNSVITIHPEPN, from the coding sequence TTTCTGCATTTGTTGTAGAATTAATTTTTGGTTTAGTTTCAAACAGTCTTGCTCTAATTACAGACAGTATTCATGCATTGTTAGATACTGTAGTGACACTTGTTTTACTATTAGCAGCAAGGTGGGCAATTAAACCACCAGATGCAGAGCACACATACGGACATGGAAAGATTGAATCCTTAGGAGGATTAATTGGAGGAATAGCAATTTTTCTAATTGCATGTTTCTTCATCTACGAATCAATCAATAGATTACAGAGTCCACCACCAAGTATCTTACCAGGATTATTTGCAATTATTGGAGGACTTTACACAATTGGCATTGATTTTTTCAGAATAATACTTCTTAGAAAAAGTATCAAGGCAATTGGAGGAACAACTCTGAAAGCAGATTTCTACCATGCATTTATGGATCTAGGTTCAACATCAGTTGCAATTATAGGAATTATTCTAGTTACATATGGAATCTATTTTGGAGATTTTGTTGCAGCATTGATTTTAGGAGGATTACTAGCAGTACTAAGTATAAAATTAATTTACAAAACAGCACTGGATTTGACAGATATAATATCACCAGAACTAGTAAAAAATGTTCAAGAAATCACAAATTCAACAGAGGGAGTAGTTGATACAGGTTCAGTTCTGATGAGAAAATCAGGCGATACAATTTTTGCAGATATTACAATTTCATTAAGGGCAGATACAAGTTTTGAAAAAGCCCATGAAGTAAGCGACAGTGTTGAAAAAAATATTAAAAATCAAATTTCTAATGCAAAAATAACAATTCATTTTGAACCTAATTGGAAAGATGTTCCACTTGACGGAAAAATTTTTGAAATTGCAAAAAGTGTAAAAGGTGTTAAAGAAGTTCATAACGTCAATACAAATAAGACAAAAGGAAAAACATATTGCAATTTACATGTGATGGTAGATAGGGAGAGTAATCTAGTATCAGCACATAAAATTTCTGAAATTATTGAAGAAAAAATTCAAAGAGAAATACCAGAAATTACACATGCAACAATTCATCTAGAGCCATTTATCACAGTTCCAAAAAATATCAACATAGAAGACATAGCAACAGAAGAAAAAATTAGAAAAATTATTGAAGAATACTCTGATGTTAAAAAAGTAGGCAGAATTGTATCACTGAAATTTGAGAATATTTTCAAAATTGATATAGATTGTTCATTTGACAAAGAATTATCAATTGAAAAAGTTCATGATCTCACATCAGAAATTGAGCATGCAATCAGAATAGAAATTAAAAATTCAGTTATAACAATTCATCCAGAACCAAATTAG
- a CDS encoding ZIP family metal transporter produces MAASDTSKFKVAASGVIPFAFVIVLMLYIFGPGGDLLDFGIALPEITIEKVDFIDSEIQATVRNTGSIPVQVVVADVNDRIQPAAVEPDGYLERYETTLVRIPFEWNEAEPYRIGITIDDGTRFEKEIESAAFALEFTLDLAIFFAIIGTYVGIIPVMIGLLWLPFIKKISKQKYHFFLALTAGLLLFLAIDSIEESIEVSNENLANSFNGALLVSTVVVLSFLALYYVGNKIISKSDSLHFSKPVAIGLMISIGIGLHNFGEGLAIGAAVGIGSIAFSTFLIVGFALHNTTEGIAIAAPMSRGKLMIGKLAIMGLIAGSPAIFGAWIGGFAYSPFTSVVFLAIGAGAIFQVILVLLKWIQKENDGNLSTLSVVSGFAIGMLVMYFTSIFV; encoded by the coding sequence ATGGCAGCTAGTGATACTTCAAAATTTAAGGTGGCAGCAAGTGGTGTTATTCCATTTGCATTTGTCATTGTTTTGATGTTGTATATTTTTGGACCTGGTGGTGATTTGTTAGATTTTGGAATAGCTCTTCCTGAAATAACCATTGAAAAAGTGGATTTCATTGATTCAGAAATTCAGGCTACTGTTAGAAATACTGGTTCAATACCTGTTCAAGTCGTTGTTGCAGATGTAAATGATAGAATACAACCAGCTGCAGTAGAACCCGATGGATATTTAGAAAGATATGAGACAACTTTAGTTAGAATTCCTTTTGAGTGGAATGAAGCAGAACCCTATAGAATTGGGATCACTATTGATGATGGAACTCGTTTTGAAAAAGAAATTGAATCTGCTGCATTTGCTTTAGAATTTACTCTAGATCTTGCAATATTTTTTGCTATTATTGGAACTTATGTTGGAATAATTCCTGTAATGATTGGACTGTTGTGGCTTCCATTTATTAAAAAAATTAGTAAACAAAAATATCATTTCTTTTTGGCATTAACTGCAGGATTATTGTTATTTTTAGCAATTGATTCAATTGAAGAATCCATTGAAGTTTCTAATGAAAATTTGGCAAATAGTTTCAACGGTGCATTGCTTGTATCTACCGTTGTTGTATTGTCATTTTTGGCATTATACTATGTTGGAAATAAGATTATATCTAAATCTGATTCACTGCATTTCTCAAAACCTGTGGCAATTGGATTGATGATTTCAATTGGAATTGGCTTACATAATTTTGGTGAGGGCTTAGCTATTGGTGCAGCAGTTGGAATTGGTTCTATAGCATTCAGTACTTTTTTGATTGTTGGTTTTGCATTACATAATACTACTGAAGGTATTGCTATAGCCGCACCTATGTCTAGGGGGAAATTGATGATTGGTAAATTGGCTATAATGGGATTAATTGCAGGTTCACCTGCCATTTTTGGTGCCTGGATTGGTGGATTTGCCTACTCTCCATTTACTTCCGTAGTTTTCTTAGCTATTGGTGCAGGGGCTATTTTTCAAGTAATTTTGGTCTTATTGAAATGGATTCAAAAAGAAAATGATGGTAATCTTTCAACTCTTTCTGTTGTATCTGGATTTGCGATAGGAATGTTGGTAATGTATTTTACTAGTATTTTTGTCTAA
- a CDS encoding multicopper oxidase domain-containing protein: protein MIVLLAVTIGLSTIIVFPSFSEAESELKTFVTHSGKVIRTTGEVIDPLYTVSEVEFDPMEYLREFNYGKVSKLEDGTTVREYTIIAEDDKVMEVSPGVFYNVWTYNGTVPGPTIRATEGDLLKINFINNGSKEHTIHFHGIHPAEMDGVFEIVGPGGGKFVYEFEAGPVGVHPYHCHVMPLEEHIVHGLYGVFIVDPKEGREPADEMVMVLNGLDTDFDTENNFYAANTIPFYYQHHPIQINTNELIRVYVVNMVEFDPINNFHLHGNLYTYYPTGTDLVPSFYTDMITLSQTERGIMEFEYTYPGKYLFHAHKVEFSEKGWVGMFLVNDNANSDESSVKYGS, encoded by the coding sequence ATGATTGTATTACTTGCTGTGACAATTGGCTTATCTACCATTATTGTATTTCCAAGTTTTTCTGAAGCCGAATCTGAACTAAAGACATTTGTTACTCATTCAGGAAAAGTTATTCGAACAACTGGAGAAGTAATTGATCCTCTTTATACCGTATCTGAAGTAGAATTTGATCCTATGGAATATTTACGCGAATTCAATTATGGTAAAGTTTCAAAACTTGAAGACGGTACAACTGTTAGAGAATATACTATAATTGCTGAAGATGATAAAGTGATGGAAGTATCCCCTGGAGTTTTTTACAATGTTTGGACTTATAATGGAACAGTTCCAGGTCCTACAATTAGAGCCACTGAAGGCGATTTACTAAAAATTAATTTTATTAACAATGGTTCAAAAGAACATACAATTCATTTTCATGGAATTCATCCTGCTGAAATGGATGGTGTTTTTGAAATAGTGGGACCAGGTGGTGGTAAATTTGTTTATGAATTTGAAGCCGGTCCTGTTGGGGTACATCCTTATCATTGCCATGTAATGCCTTTGGAAGAACATATTGTTCATGGTCTTTATGGTGTTTTCATAGTTGACCCTAAAGAAGGTCGTGAACCAGCCGATGAAATGGTTATGGTGTTGAATGGTTTGGATACTGATTTTGATACTGAAAATAATTTCTATGCTGCAAATACAATCCCATTTTATTATCAACATCATCCAATTCAAATTAACACCAATGAATTGATTCGAGTTTATGTTGTCAATATGGTGGAATTTGATCCAATAAACAATTTCCATCTTCATGGAAATCTGTATACCTATTACCCTACTGGAACTGATTTGGTTCCTTCTTTTTACACTGACATGATAACTTTGTCTCAAACTGAGCGTGGAATCATGGAATTTGAGTATACATATCCAGGAAAATATCTTTTCCATGCACATAAAGTGGAATTCTCAGAAAAAGGTTGGGTCGGAATGTTTCTTGTAAATGATAATGCCAACTCTGATGAGAGTAGTGTGAAATATGGCAGCTAG
- a CDS encoding 30S ribosomal protein S13 yields MSSQEYRHIVRIVGNDIPGERKLLVGLTQIKGIGHNFATAIATTLKINTNSNIGHLTDANVQEIEKLITNPSEANFPSWFLNRQRDIETGKDLHLLTSDIPFTLRNDIERERITASWRGYRHLSGLKVRGQRTRTSGRKGGAVGVAKGGLAAPVKKASSGAPAAEAAPAAATADAPAPAAEAAPAEKKE; encoded by the coding sequence TTGAGTAGCCAAGAATACAGACACATTGTAAGAATCGTAGGTAACGATATTCCAGGAGAAAGAAAACTTCTCGTAGGTTTAACCCAGATTAAAGGCATAGGCCATAATTTTGCAACAGCAATTGCAACTACATTAAAAATAAACACAAATTCTAACATCGGTCACCTTACAGATGCAAATGTTCAAGAAATTGAAAAATTAATTACAAATCCAAGTGAAGCAAATTTTCCATCATGGTTCCTCAACAGACAAAGAGATATTGAAACTGGAAAAGATTTACACTTGCTAACTTCAGACATTCCATTTACTTTAAGAAATGATATTGAAAGAGAAAGAATCACTGCCAGTTGGAGAGGTTATCGTCACCTAAGTGGTCTAAAAGTTAGAGGACAAAGAACTAGAACATCTGGTAGAAAAGGTGGAGCAGTGGGTGTAGCAAAAGGCGGATTAGCAGCTCCTGTTAAGAAAGCAAGTTCTGGTGCACCAGCTGCAGAAGCAGCACCAGCTGCAGCAACAGCAGATGCTCCAGCACCAGCTGCAGAAGCAGCTCCAGCGGAGAAAAAAGAATAG